In Coprobacter tertius, the following proteins share a genomic window:
- the thiD gene encoding bifunctional hydroxymethylpyrimidine kinase/phosphomethylpyrimidine kinase, giving the protein MNRYPKCLTIAGSDCSGGAGIQADLKTMSAIGVYGMSAITAVTAQNTCGVTAIQPIEREIVKAQLEAVFSDIGADAVKIGMLHSPGIVETVIEMLDKYTPPYIILDPVMISTSGHKLIEDETIGIIKSKLFCRSTLITPNIDEAILLSGKNITTENEMYAAADILIKNGCNAVLMKGGHLKNAQMTDILFTRQNDPLILRSDPIDTVNSHGTGCTLSSAIASYLALGYTLNESTKLAKKFITTALKKGANIKTGTGHGPLNHFFAPHPLKVINS; this is encoded by the coding sequence ATGAATCGTTATCCGAAATGTTTAACTATTGCGGGCTCTGACTGTAGCGGGGGAGCCGGAATACAAGCCGATCTTAAAACAATGTCGGCTATTGGTGTGTACGGAATGTCGGCTATTACTGCTGTAACTGCACAAAATACTTGTGGTGTAACTGCTATTCAACCGATAGAGAGGGAAATAGTAAAAGCACAGCTCGAAGCGGTCTTCTCCGATATAGGAGCAGATGCTGTAAAAATAGGCATGCTTCATTCGCCCGGTATTGTTGAAACGGTCATTGAAATGTTGGATAAATATACCCCTCCGTATATCATTCTCGATCCTGTCATGATTTCTACCAGCGGGCATAAGTTAATAGAAGATGAAACCATAGGGATCATCAAAAGTAAATTATTTTGCAGATCGACCCTAATTACGCCCAATATAGATGAAGCTATTCTGCTTTCGGGTAAAAATATAACGACAGAGAACGAGATGTATGCAGCAGCCGATATTTTAATTAAGAACGGATGTAATGCTGTTTTGATGAAAGGAGGCCATTTGAAAAACGCTCAAATGACAGATATTCTTTTTACCCGACAAAATGATCCGTTAATTTTACGGTCCGATCCTATCGATACCGTAAATTCTCATGGTACGGGATGTACACTGTCATCTGCCATTGCTTCATATCTGGCATTAGGCTATACATTAAACGAGTCGACTAAACTGGCTAAAAAATTCATCACAACAGCTCTTAAAAAAGGAGCCAATATAAAAACAGGAACCGGTCACGGTCCCCTGAACCATTTTTTTGCTCCACATCCTTTAAAAGTTATAAATTCCTGA
- the thiS gene encoding sulfur carrier protein ThiS: MKVFLNHQEICVGSRVTLRDLLAGQSLTADGSTVAVNNRVITKEEWRETFLSNGDKVTVIKTTY; encoded by the coding sequence ATGAAAGTTTTTTTGAATCACCAAGAAATCTGTGTGGGTAGTAGAGTGACGTTGAGAGATTTATTGGCCGGTCAAAGTTTAACAGCAGACGGTAGTACCGTAGCGGTTAACAACCGGGTGATTACTAAAGAAGAGTGGCGTGAAACATTCTTGTCTAACGGCGATAAAGTAACAGTTATAAAAACGACTTACTAA
- a CDS encoding thiamine phosphate synthase → MKIIAITQEDFFDEEAETICFLLDKRGIDTLHLRKPAATSDNLQSLLQHIPSQYYRHIILHEHFELIHKFPLKGIHLNRRNPHSPIGYQGYTGRSCHSIEELKSSPKTDYCFLSPIFDSISKKGYRAGFSEKELTEASRSGTIDNSVVALGGITPDRLPILKKYKFGGAAFLGYLWNVTEKGELIKRLDEIKYYNR, encoded by the coding sequence ATGAAAATAATAGCTATAACACAGGAAGATTTTTTTGACGAAGAAGCTGAAACAATCTGTTTTCTACTCGATAAAAGGGGTATAGATACACTGCACTTGAGAAAACCTGCAGCTACATCCGACAATTTACAAAGTTTATTACAACACATTCCCTCACAATATTATCGCCATATCATTCTTCACGAACACTTCGAACTGATACATAAATTTCCTCTTAAAGGGATTCATCTCAATCGTCGAAATCCCCATTCGCCTATTGGTTATCAAGGATATACAGGACGTTCATGCCATTCGATAGAAGAACTTAAATCATCCCCAAAAACCGATTATTGTTTTCTTAGCCCCATTTTCGACAGTATTTCCAAAAAAGGATACCGGGCCGGTTTTTCTGAAAAAGAACTTACAGAAGCTTCCCGTTCAGGAACGATCGATAACTCTGTTGTCGCTTTAGGCGGAATTACCCCCGACCGTCTTCCCATATTAAAAAAATATAAATTTGGAGGTGCTGCATTTTTAGGTTATTTATGGAATGTAACCGAGAAAGGCGAACTAATCAAAAGACTCGATGAAATAAAATATTACAACAGATGA
- a CDS encoding thiamine phosphate synthase, producing MPMLQFITHANSKYNYLDSAEEALKGGCKWIQLRMKDKNEEEIFTVALKLKERCRHFQATFIIDDQVHIAKEIKADGVHLGKLDMPPQEARKILGNGFIIGGTANSFDDILYLKEQKADYIGLGPFRFTETKKNLSPILGIEGYHRICTLRKECGINIPIVAIGGITDKDIAPLMATGIEGIALSGTILNAKNPVSETEKIIHLINRNYHD from the coding sequence ATACCGATGCTACAATTCATTACCCATGCCAATTCTAAATACAACTATTTAGATTCTGCCGAGGAAGCTCTGAAAGGGGGTTGCAAGTGGATTCAATTGCGTATGAAAGATAAAAATGAAGAAGAAATATTTACAGTTGCTTTAAAATTGAAAGAAAGATGTCGTCATTTTCAAGCCACTTTTATAATCGACGATCAAGTACACATTGCCAAAGAAATAAAAGCAGACGGTGTACATCTCGGGAAATTAGATATGCCTCCTCAAGAAGCAAGAAAAATACTTGGGAATGGATTCATAATAGGTGGAACAGCTAATTCTTTCGATGACATCCTCTACCTGAAAGAACAAAAAGCAGATTATATCGGATTAGGGCCATTTCGATTTACCGAAACAAAAAAAAATCTGAGTCCCATACTCGGAATCGAAGGATACCATCGAATTTGCACTTTACGAAAAGAATGCGGTATAAACATACCTATTGTTGCAATCGGAGGTATCACAGATAAAGATATAGCACCTCTAATGGCTACCGGAATAGAAGGTATCGCATTATCGGGTACTATACTCAATGCAAAAAATCCGGTATCTGAAACTGAAAAAATCATACATCTTATAAACCGCAATTATCATGATTAA
- the thiS gene encoding sulfur carrier protein ThiS, translating into MIKITLNNKEILVDKNLSLLKLLQQQNFPQSGIAVAVNNKVIGKQNWEQLILKENDKLTVIRATCGG; encoded by the coding sequence ATGATTAAAATAACATTGAATAATAAAGAAATCCTTGTTGATAAAAACCTCTCTTTACTGAAATTACTGCAACAGCAAAATTTTCCACAATCGGGTATTGCCGTTGCCGTAAATAATAAAGTAATCGGTAAACAGAACTGGGAACAACTAATTCTGAAAGAAAATGATAAATTAACCGTCATAAGAGCAACCTGTGGAGGCTAA
- a CDS encoding thiazole synthase: protein MEKLIIGGREFDSRLFIGTGKFSSNEQMEKAIIASGSEMVTVAMKRIDMDNPQDDMLKHIDCNKIQLLPNTSGVRNAEEAILAAQLSREAFDTNFLKLEIHPDPKYLLPDPIETLKATEALVKMGFVVLPYIQADPVLCKRLEEVGAATVMPLGAPIGTNKGLCTKDMLEIIIEQSNIPVVIDAGIGAPSHAAAAMELGADAVLVNTAIAIAGNPEKMAEAFKKAVVAGRQAYESGLGSQVKHAAASSPLTSFLD, encoded by the coding sequence ATGGAGAAATTAATCATCGGAGGACGGGAGTTCGATTCCCGACTCTTTATCGGAACAGGAAAATTCAGTTCTAACGAGCAAATGGAAAAAGCCATTATTGCTTCGGGCAGTGAAATGGTCACTGTAGCTATGAAACGTATCGATATGGACAATCCGCAAGATGATATGCTAAAACACATCGATTGTAACAAAATACAGCTATTGCCCAATACATCAGGAGTAAGAAATGCTGAAGAAGCAATTCTCGCAGCCCAATTATCCAGAGAAGCCTTCGACACCAATTTTCTGAAACTCGAAATACATCCCGATCCTAAATATCTGTTACCCGATCCTATCGAAACATTAAAAGCAACCGAAGCACTCGTTAAAATGGGATTTGTCGTTTTACCTTATATTCAGGCCGACCCCGTACTCTGTAAACGCCTTGAAGAAGTCGGTGCAGCAACTGTTATGCCTTTAGGAGCCCCTATCGGGACGAATAAAGGGCTCTGTACTAAAGATATGCTCGAAATTATCATCGAACAAAGCAATATCCCTGTCGTTATCGACGCAGGAATTGGAGCACCTTCTCACGCAGCAGCAGCGATGGAATTGGGAGCCGATGCTGTTTTGGTAAATACAGCCATAGCAATTGCCGGTAATCCCGAAAAAATGGCTGAAGCTTTCAAAAAAGCGGTTGTTGCCGGAAGACAAGCATACGAATCAGGACTAGGATCACAAGTAAAACATGCCGCAGCCAGCAGTCCGTTAACCTCCTTTTTAGATTAA
- the thiC gene encoding phosphomethylpyrimidine synthase ThiC produces the protein MKTDKIIRTPYPNSEKVYIDGKLHDIKVAMRKVKLTDTVNIVNGERVISHNDDVYIYDTSGPYTDPSIKIDLEKGLPRLREKWITERNDVEQLPEITSEYGRSRLADKTLDHLRFEHIQRPYRAKAGKNITQMYYARQGIITPEMEYVSIRENMQNEKLGIKSYITPEFVRDEIAAGRAVLPANINHPESEPMIIGRNFLVKINTNLGNSATTSGIEEEVDKAVWSCRWGGDTLMDLSTGENIHETREWIIRNCPVPVGTVPIYQTLEKVNGKVEDLNWEIFKDTLIEQCEQGVDYFTIHAGIRLKNISLSQKRLTGIVSRGGSIMSKWCTLYNRESFLYEHFGDICDILSRYDVAISLGDGLRPGSIYDANDEAQFAELDTLGELVQKAWKKNVQAFIEGPGHVPMHKIKENMDRQISACHDAPFYTLGPLTTDIAPGYDHITSAIGAAQIGWLGTAMLCYVTPKEHLGLPDKEDVRTGVISYKIAAHAADLAKGHPGAQIRDNALSKARYEFRWKDQFNLSLDPERALEYYKAGHHTDGEYCTMCGPNFCAMKLSRDLKDCIL, from the coding sequence ATGAAAACCGATAAAATCATACGTACTCCCTATCCTAACTCAGAGAAAGTATATATCGACGGAAAATTGCATGACATAAAAGTCGCTATGCGGAAAGTAAAACTCACCGATACCGTAAATATCGTAAACGGAGAGCGTGTTATTAGCCATAATGACGACGTATATATATATGATACAAGTGGTCCCTATACCGATCCCTCGATCAAAATAGATCTCGAAAAAGGATTGCCGAGACTGAGGGAAAAATGGATTACCGAAAGAAACGACGTAGAACAACTTCCTGAAATCACGTCGGAATACGGTCGTTCCCGTTTAGCTGATAAAACGCTCGATCATCTTCGGTTCGAACATATCCAACGTCCTTATCGGGCCAAAGCAGGTAAAAATATCACTCAAATGTATTATGCCCGCCAAGGCATTATTACCCCTGAAATGGAATACGTTTCGATCAGAGAGAATATGCAAAACGAGAAACTGGGGATAAAATCATACATTACTCCCGAATTCGTTCGGGATGAAATTGCTGCAGGACGGGCAGTCTTACCCGCTAATATAAACCATCCCGAATCGGAGCCTATGATCATCGGACGTAACTTTCTGGTAAAAATAAATACAAATCTCGGAAACTCGGCTACCACCTCCGGAATCGAGGAAGAAGTAGATAAAGCAGTTTGGTCGTGCCGATGGGGTGGAGATACATTAATGGACCTTTCTACAGGTGAAAATATACATGAAACCCGGGAATGGATCATTCGCAATTGCCCGGTACCAGTCGGCACCGTACCTATTTATCAGACTCTGGAAAAAGTAAATGGAAAAGTCGAAGACCTCAACTGGGAAATTTTTAAAGATACACTGATCGAACAGTGTGAACAAGGAGTCGACTATTTCACCATTCATGCAGGAATACGGTTAAAAAATATATCCCTTTCTCAAAAGCGACTTACCGGAATCGTCTCGAGAGGCGGCAGTATTATGAGCAAATGGTGTACTCTATACAATCGGGAAAGCTTTTTGTACGAACATTTCGGCGATATATGCGATATTTTATCACGATACGATGTGGCTATATCGCTCGGAGACGGATTACGTCCCGGAAGTATTTACGATGCAAACGACGAAGCTCAATTTGCAGAACTCGATACCTTAGGAGAATTAGTTCAAAAAGCATGGAAAAAAAATGTACAAGCTTTTATCGAAGGCCCCGGACACGTACCGATGCATAAAATAAAAGAAAATATGGACCGCCAGATTTCGGCCTGCCACGATGCTCCTTTTTACACTTTAGGCCCGTTAACGACTGATATCGCTCCGGGATACGATCACATTACATCGGCTATAGGAGCGGCACAAATCGGATGGTTAGGAACTGCCATGCTCTGTTATGTAACTCCTAAAGAACACCTCGGACTTCCTGATAAAGAAGATGTGCGCACAGGAGTTATTTCATACAAAATCGCAGCTCATGCTGCCGACCTGGCAAAAGGCCATCCGGGAGCACAAATACGAGATAATGCCCTATCTAAGGCCCGATATGAATTCCGATGGAAAGATCAGTTCAACCTCTCGTTAGATCCCGAACGAGCCCTCGAATATTATAAAGCGGGGCATCATACCGACGGTGAATATTGTACGATGTGCGGTCCTAACTTTTGTGCAATGAAATTAAGCAGAGATTTAAAAGACTGCATATTATAA
- the thiH gene encoding 2-iminoacetate synthase ThiH: MFSEELEKISWEETTRDIYAKTASDVEFALSKQRLLDIEDFKALISPAAIPYLETMAQLSRKYTLERFGKTISMFVPLYITNSCTNFCIYCGFNHNNPMQRVILNEEEIVNEYKAIKKLAPFENLLIVTGENPAKAGVPYIKRALELAKPYFSNLQIEVMPLKAEEYEELTHSGLNGVICFQETYNKSNYNIYHPKGMKSKFEWRVNGFDRMGQAGVHKIGMGVLIGLEDWRTDITMMAYHLRYLQKHYWKTKYSVNFPRMRPSEGHFKPNVIMSDKELAQVTFAMRIFDHDVDISYSTRENAEFRNHMATLGVTTMSAESKTEPGGYFTYPQALEQFHVSDERTAVQVEKDLKALGREPVWKDWDEVFDLSTIKNRYGKQAI; this comes from the coding sequence ATGTTCTCAGAAGAATTAGAAAAAATATCGTGGGAAGAAACAACTCGCGATATTTACGCAAAAACAGCCTCTGACGTCGAATTCGCGTTGAGCAAACAACGGTTACTCGATATCGAAGATTTTAAGGCTCTTATTTCTCCCGCTGCCATTCCTTATCTGGAAACGATGGCACAATTAAGTCGAAAATATACACTCGAGCGCTTCGGGAAAACTATTTCGATGTTCGTACCCTTATACATTACCAATTCGTGTACCAACTTTTGCATTTATTGCGGATTTAACCATAACAATCCGATGCAACGGGTTATCCTTAATGAAGAAGAGATTGTAAATGAATACAAGGCCATTAAAAAACTGGCTCCATTCGAAAATCTGCTGATTGTAACCGGAGAGAACCCAGCTAAAGCCGGTGTCCCCTATATAAAACGAGCTCTCGAACTTGCAAAACCCTATTTTTCTAATCTCCAAATCGAAGTCATGCCGTTAAAAGCTGAAGAGTACGAAGAACTTACCCACTCGGGACTCAACGGAGTTATCTGCTTTCAGGAGACCTATAATAAATCTAATTATAATATCTATCATCCTAAAGGGATGAAATCGAAATTCGAATGGAGAGTAAACGGGTTCGACCGGATGGGACAAGCCGGTGTTCACAAAATAGGCATGGGAGTGCTTATAGGCCTCGAAGACTGGCGTACCGATATCACAATGATGGCATATCATCTGAGATATCTTCAAAAACATTACTGGAAAACAAAATACAGCGTAAATTTCCCACGTATGCGCCCCAGTGAAGGACACTTTAAACCGAATGTCATCATGAGCGACAAAGAACTCGCTCAAGTTACTTTCGCAATGCGGATCTTCGATCATGATGTAGATATTTCATACTCTACTCGCGAAAATGCTGAATTCAGAAATCATATGGCAACGCTGGGAGTCACTACTATGAGCGCCGAAAGTAAAACAGAACCCGGAGGATATTTTACTTATCCACAAGCACTCGAACAATTCCATGTCAGTGACGAACGTACTGCAGTACAAGTTGAGAAAGATCTGAAAGCATTGGGAAGAGAACCGGTCTGGAAAGATTGGGATGAAGTTTTCGATCTCAGTACAATAAAAAATCGATATGGAAAACAAGCGATATGA
- a CDS encoding HesA/MoeB/ThiF family protein, with product MENKRYERHLLLKEIGEEGQRKLQEASVLLVGVGGLGSPIALYLTAAGIGRIGLIDGDVVSESNLQRQVLYTEKEIGLLKVRCAKQRLQALSSGTEIEIYPDFLAPENAENIIKQYDIIVDGCDNYTTRYLINDTCIKTGKPYVYGTIGEFQGQVSVFNYQNGMTYRDLYPDEVELKSIPKATAGVLGVVPGIIGCTEAAEVIKLITGCGEVLRNRLFTIDVLSMQTQILQL from the coding sequence ATGGAAAACAAGCGATATGAACGCCATCTCCTACTGAAGGAAATCGGTGAAGAAGGACAGCGGAAGTTGCAAGAGGCTTCCGTATTATTAGTAGGTGTCGGAGGATTAGGCTCCCCTATCGCTTTATATTTAACAGCTGCCGGTATAGGACGTATCGGACTAATTGATGGCGATGTCGTATCAGAAAGTAATTTGCAACGACAAGTTTTGTACACTGAAAAAGAAATCGGTCTGCTCAAAGTCAGATGTGCTAAACAGCGCTTACAAGCTTTGTCGTCCGGAACAGAAATAGAAATTTATCCCGATTTCCTTGCCCCCGAAAACGCAGAAAATATAATTAAACAATATGATATTATCGTCGATGGATGTGATAATTATACGACACGTTATCTCATTAACGATACCTGCATAAAGACCGGAAAACCTTATGTATATGGTACCATCGGTGAATTTCAAGGGCAAGTTTCGGTATTTAACTACCAAAATGGAATGACTTACCGTGACCTATACCCAGACGAAGTCGAACTAAAATCTATTCCTAAGGCCACAGCCGGAGTACTGGGAGTCGTTCCGGGTATTATTGGTTGTACCGAAGCAGCCGAAGTAATTAAACTCATTACCGGTTGCGGAGAAGTACTACGTAATCGTTTGTTTACAATCGATGTTCTCTCGATGCAAACACAAATATTACAACTCTAA
- a CDS encoding S46 family peptidase, with protein sequence MKLRKLLAGALALVTITPAYCDEGMWLLPLLNQQNISQMKGLGLELCAEDIYHPDSVSLKDAVVIFGGGCTGEVISPEGLVLTNHHCGYSYIQQHSTVENDLLTNGFWAKNKKEELPNPGLTVKFIDKIEDVTDYVNDELRKDTSNYILKYLSSSFLNRLAQKRVGEEYLKSHPGILVEIKPFYGGNKYYMFTQKVYSDIRMVGAPPSSIGKYGADTDNWMWPRHTGDFSLFRIYADSDGNPAPYSENNVPLRPKKYFSLSTGGIKENDFVMLMGFPGRTNHFYTPSEVKERRDIENSIRVEVRDCRQKVLLDEMLASDKVRIQYSSKYASSTNSYKSSKGMNKMIDHQQLIPLKEKQQADLFEWAKNNNHPEYIAAAITIDSVVEARSELKKRLQYLDEALILGIEITRPLANRQSIIEAKNAGSKKLTDNGIAKAQLMWDKYQNKDYDPEVDKKAAKALLKLYASKIAPEDRPSFFNIIHKKYKDDIDRYIDNLFTQSIFTDKKRFDRFIKNPLIKTFENDGMVQFANSIYIERARLLKELDKFDNQIEPAHRTYIKGLMEINGDKPIYPDANFTIRLTYGQVMPLSPSDAIDYRYYTTTEGVIEKEDSTNWEYILAPKLKALHRAHDFGKYARRDGKMPVNFIANTHTTGGNSGSPVMNSKGELVGIGFDRNWEGISGDIQYQKKYQRTICVDIRYILFIIDKYANASYLLEELDIKN encoded by the coding sequence ATGAAATTAAGAAAACTACTTGCCGGAGCATTAGCTCTCGTTACTATTACACCTGCCTATTGCGACGAAGGAATGTGGCTTTTACCCCTGCTGAACCAGCAAAACATTTCCCAAATGAAAGGCCTTGGTCTCGAACTTTGCGCAGAGGACATTTACCATCCCGATTCAGTATCCTTAAAAGACGCTGTTGTAATATTTGGCGGTGGTTGTACAGGAGAAGTAATTTCGCCAGAAGGTTTGGTACTGACCAACCATCATTGCGGTTATAGTTATATACAACAACATAGCACCGTAGAAAACGATTTACTTACCAACGGATTTTGGGCAAAAAACAAAAAAGAAGAGTTGCCGAATCCCGGGCTTACGGTAAAATTTATCGATAAAATAGAGGATGTAACCGATTATGTCAATGACGAACTTCGTAAAGATACGTCGAATTACATTCTCAAATATCTTTCTTCTTCTTTTTTGAATCGGCTTGCACAAAAACGAGTCGGAGAAGAATACCTCAAATCACATCCTGGAATACTGGTAGAAATCAAGCCTTTTTATGGTGGTAATAAATATTATATGTTTACCCAAAAAGTATATTCGGATATACGAATGGTGGGTGCTCCCCCCTCATCGATAGGGAAATACGGCGCCGACACAGATAACTGGATGTGGCCCAGACATACGGGAGATTTTTCTCTTTTCCGCATTTATGCCGATTCTGATGGAAATCCGGCTCCCTACTCAGAAAATAATGTACCCCTGCGACCTAAAAAATATTTTAGCTTATCAACCGGAGGCATAAAAGAAAATGATTTTGTAATGCTTATGGGATTCCCCGGACGTACAAATCATTTTTATACTCCGTCAGAAGTTAAAGAAAGAAGAGATATCGAAAACAGCATCCGGGTCGAAGTCAGAGATTGCAGACAAAAGGTTTTACTGGATGAAATGTTGGCAAGCGATAAAGTACGCATACAATATTCGAGTAAATATGCCAGTTCTACCAACAGTTATAAAAGTTCGAAAGGTATGAACAAAATGATCGACCATCAACAACTTATCCCGCTAAAAGAAAAACAACAGGCCGATCTATTCGAATGGGCAAAAAATAATAATCATCCCGAATATATTGCCGCTGCAATTACAATCGATAGTGTAGTCGAAGCTCGATCCGAACTGAAAAAAAGACTTCAATATCTCGATGAGGCACTTATACTCGGAATAGAAATTACCAGACCGCTCGCCAATCGACAAAGTATTATTGAAGCTAAAAATGCCGGATCAAAAAAACTTACCGATAACGGAATCGCTAAAGCCCAGCTAATGTGGGATAAATATCAAAACAAAGATTACGACCCCGAAGTCGATAAAAAAGCGGCTAAAGCTCTGCTAAAATTATATGCTTCGAAAATAGCACCGGAAGACAGGCCGTCTTTCTTCAATATTATCCACAAAAAATATAAAGACGATATAGACCGATATATAGACAATCTATTCACACAATCGATATTTACCGACAAAAAACGTTTTGATCGTTTCATTAAAAATCCGTTGATAAAAACTTTCGAAAACGACGGGATGGTGCAATTTGCCAATTCGATATATATAGAACGTGCACGCCTGTTGAAAGAACTAGATAAATTCGACAACCAAATAGAACCGGCCCATCGTACTTATATTAAAGGATTGATGGAAATAAACGGTGATAAACCGATTTATCCCGACGCGAATTTTACGATACGGTTGACTTATGGTCAGGTGATGCCCCTCTCTCCATCGGATGCGATCGACTACCGATATTATACGACTACCGAAGGAGTTATCGAAAAAGAGGACTCCACAAACTGGGAATATATACTGGCTCCTAAACTAAAAGCATTACATAGAGCACACGATTTCGGAAAATACGCTCGTAGAGACGGGAAAATGCCGGTAAATTTTATTGCCAATACCCATACTACAGGAGGTAATTCGGGCAGTCCCGTCATGAATTCGAAAGGAGAGCTGGTGGGCATAGGATTCGATCGTAACTGGGAAGGCATCAGCGGAGATATACAATATCAGAAAAAATACCAACGTACCATCTGTGTCGATATCCGTTATATACTCTTTATCATCGACAAATATGCTAATGCCTCTTATCTGCTGGAAGAACTCGATATAAAGAATTAA
- a CDS encoding helix-turn-helix domain-containing protein, with amino-acid sequence MEENLPKFDIPENFIVGDDISGDILNLYGKFPCKIKSGIFVLCMQGSIKARINLSEYEVKPYDFVTLPPESFIQIRETSSDVHLYFAAFSSHFIDRINFIKTTADFLPVITENPVLSLTKEAASLCEDFFSLMIKSHAYSDSIGIKNMEITRSVLNLIIQLTTEIYKKHTEWKQTSATRENEIYKEFIQMAMTHYMKEHSVSYYASQLGITLQHFCSTIKKVTGKTASEIIMIIIIMDAKAQLKSTNLPIKKIAYSLGFTNQAFFNKYFKQHVGMTPKEYRNS; translated from the coding sequence ATGGAAGAGAACCTACCGAAGTTCGACATTCCCGAAAATTTTATAGTTGGAGACGATATTTCTGGCGATATCCTGAATCTTTATGGAAAGTTTCCCTGTAAAATCAAATCGGGCATATTTGTCCTATGTATGCAGGGAAGTATAAAGGCGAGGATTAATTTATCGGAATATGAAGTAAAACCTTACGATTTCGTAACCCTTCCTCCCGAAAGTTTTATACAGATACGGGAAACCAGCAGCGATGTCCATCTCTATTTCGCTGCATTTTCTTCTCATTTTATCGACCGAATCAACTTTATTAAAACAACTGCAGACTTTTTACCGGTAATTACGGAGAATCCGGTACTGAGTCTGACAAAAGAGGCTGCTTCTCTGTGTGAAGATTTTTTTTCATTAATGATAAAATCTCATGCCTATTCCGATTCGATAGGCATTAAAAATATGGAAATAACTCGATCGGTACTGAATCTGATCATTCAATTGACAACTGAAATATATAAAAAACACACCGAATGGAAACAGACATCAGCAACTCGGGAGAATGAAATCTACAAAGAATTCATTCAAATGGCCATGACGCATTATATGAAAGAACATAGTGTATCCTACTACGCATCCCAATTAGGAATTACTTTACAGCATTTTTGTTCAACGATTAAAAAAGTTACCGGTAAAACGGCTTCGGAAATCATTATGATTATTATTATCATGGATGCAAAAGCCCAATTGAAATCGACAAATCTTCCGATAAAGAAAATCGCTTACTCTTTAGGATTTACAAATCAGGCATTTTTTAACAAATATTTTAAACAGCACGTAGGAATGACTCCGAAAGAATACCGGAACAGCTAA